From Solibacillus isronensis, the proteins below share one genomic window:
- a CDS encoding amidohydrolase family protein: MYPEWSMDAPKEIWDAIPWEQPDEQLIESVCKELLKKDIKLCPTIVLYDQMRLAEHYWTTTHEVVHHMENSDYLFKHWPQAVQAKQGQVTFGTQTKMIQKIAYIYYKMGGTVVTGTDTPAGNYTYPGFALHRELQLFIDAGFTPLEALQQATINAAKALKVADLGDIKEGFTADLLVLDENPLSDIKNTMKIDRIVKDGNLYTIPELLENIPTEQEINDYMNELIKTFEEQGLNAGN; encoded by the coding sequence ATGTATCCAGAATGGTCAATGGATGCACCGAAAGAAATCTGGGATGCAATACCTTGGGAACAGCCGGATGAACAATTGATAGAAAGCGTATGTAAAGAATTGTTGAAAAAGGATATTAAGCTTTGTCCAACTATCGTTTTGTATGACCAGATGCGATTAGCAGAGCACTATTGGACAACAACACATGAAGTTGTTCATCATATGGAAAACAGTGACTACTTATTTAAGCATTGGCCACAAGCTGTACAGGCAAAACAAGGACAGGTTACGTTTGGAACACAAACGAAAATGATTCAAAAAATTGCCTATATCTATTACAAAATGGGTGGAACTGTTGTAACAGGAACAGATACACCTGCAGGAAATTATACATATCCAGGCTTTGCATTGCACCGTGAGCTTCAGCTGTTTATTGATGCCGGATTCACACCATTAGAGGCCCTTCAGCAAGCTACAATTAATGCAGCAAAAGCTTTGAAAGTAGCGGATTTAGGTGATATAAAAGAAGGTTTTACTGCGGATCTATTAGTACTGGATGAAAATCCCCTTAGCGATATAAAAAATACAATGAAAATCGATCGGATAGTAAAGGATGGAAACCTGTATACGATTCCTGAGCTGCTTGAAAATATTCCGACGGAGCAAGAGATAAACGATTATATGAACGAATTGATTAAAACTTTTGAAGAACAAGGATTAAATGCAGGAAATTAG
- a CDS encoding amidohydrolase family protein — MKLLKNGFVVNMETGEFSRQDVYIENNKILKVAPNLQIDNIEVLDFTDKWLIPGLIDMHVHIKKHFANYFTAAGITTVRNTAGSIIELKPFIDANGSEMEPRVISADCMIDGPPGLWGDDTAYNINVDNTDLAKQEVARQLELGAHFIKVYGWLDPEYMEVVVNEARKHNLEVSSDILYSKKVDALLAADIGID, encoded by the coding sequence ATGAAACTATTAAAAAACGGGTTTGTAGTAAATATGGAAACAGGCGAGTTTAGTAGACAGGATGTTTATATTGAAAATAATAAAATATTAAAAGTGGCTCCTAATCTTCAAATAGATAATATTGAAGTATTGGATTTTACGGATAAATGGCTGATTCCAGGATTGATTGATATGCATGTCCATATAAAAAAACACTTTGCCAATTACTTCACAGCAGCAGGTATTACAACGGTTCGTAATACTGCGGGGAGCATTATTGAACTCAAACCATTTATCGATGCGAATGGAAGTGAAATGGAGCCGCGCGTTATTTCTGCAGATTGTATGATTGATGGACCCCCAGGCTTGTGGGGAGACGATACTGCCTATAACATCAATGTCGACAATACAGATCTTGCGAAACAGGAAGTAGCGCGGCAACTAGAGCTTGGAGCACATTTTATTAAAGTTTACGGCTGGCTTGATCCAGAATATATGGAAGTAGTAGTGAATGAAGCACGAAAACATAATTTAGAAGTAAGCAGTGATATATTATATTCCAAAAAAGTAGATGCATTGCTTGCGGCAGACATAGGGATTGATTGA
- a CDS encoding GNAT family N-acetyltransferase has protein sequence MNTIGEKSIVRKANENDTSQILAVMKDAEQSGFMLFAPDERNMAPAALSKLIHSINQTPTSGFFIAEHQDEILGYLLLKAETLSRTSHRAQIAVGVHSKSRGKGVGTALFDYMIQWAKKSQLHRLELTVIEYNEQAVHLYKKMGFEVEGVKKNSLLIDGQYVNELYMAKLL, from the coding sequence ATGAACACAATTGGTGAAAAAAGTATAGTCAGAAAAGCGAACGAAAATGATACTTCACAAATACTTGCAGTGATGAAAGATGCAGAACAGTCCGGATTTATGCTCTTTGCACCGGATGAAAGAAACATGGCACCAGCTGCTTTAAGCAAGTTAATCCATTCCATAAATCAGACACCAACATCCGGTTTCTTTATCGCAGAGCATCAGGATGAGATTTTAGGGTATCTCCTTTTAAAAGCGGAAACGTTATCCCGTACTTCTCACCGAGCTCAAATTGCTGTCGGTGTACATAGTAAAAGTCGTGGTAAAGGCGTTGGTACCGCTTTGTTCGACTATATGATTCAGTGGGCAAAGAAGTCGCAGCTCCATCGCCTGGAGTTAACGGTCATTGAGTATAATGAACAAGCTGTCCATCTTTATAAGAAAATGGGGTTTGAAGTTGAAGGCGTGAAAAAAAATTCTTTACTCATTGACGGACAATATGTAAATGAACTATACATGGCGAAATTGCTTTAA
- a CDS encoding ring-cleaving dioxygenase yields the protein MKKHTTGIHHITAIVGHPQENVDFYAGVLGLRLVKKTVNFDDPETYHLYFGNEGGEPGTIITFFPWPAAYKGRIGDGQVGVTTYVVPMGAMDFWKERLTKFNILFKEETRFEENYLQFDDPHGLHLEIVAREGGSLNGWTFGGISADVAIKGFGGAILYSSKPEETINTLVDVMGLVEIAREGDFVRLKATASIGNIVDVKMTVGNRGAMGVGTVHHIAWRANDEQDHKEWQQYAMDKGQHVTDIKDRNYFNAVYFRESGEILFEIATDPPGFAHDETPETMGEQLKLPVQYEDYRDRLENSLFPIKVRELD from the coding sequence ATGAAAAAACATACAACAGGAATTCATCACATTACAGCAATCGTTGGTCATCCTCAGGAAAATGTCGATTTCTATGCGGGTGTTCTTGGATTACGTCTTGTAAAGAAAACAGTCAATTTTGACGACCCGGAAACATATCATTTATATTTCGGGAATGAAGGCGGAGAGCCAGGGACAATCATTACATTCTTCCCTTGGCCGGCAGCATATAAAGGCAGAATCGGCGATGGTCAAGTTGGTGTGACAACATACGTTGTACCAATGGGAGCAATGGATTTCTGGAAAGAACGCTTAACAAAATTCAATATACTATTTAAAGAAGAAACAAGATTTGAAGAGAACTATCTACAATTCGATGATCCACATGGTTTGCATCTCGAAATTGTCGCACGTGAAGGGGGTTCTCTAAATGGCTGGACGTTTGGTGGAATATCTGCTGATGTAGCGATTAAAGGCTTTGGCGGTGCAATTTTATATTCATCAAAGCCGGAAGAAACGATCAATACATTAGTTGACGTGATGGGACTAGTTGAGATTGCCCGTGAAGGAGATTTTGTAAGATTAAAAGCAACAGCATCAATCGGCAATATTGTAGACGTGAAAATGACAGTCGGTAATCGAGGAGCGATGGGTGTCGGAACTGTACATCACATTGCATGGCGTGCAAATGACGAACAGGATCATAAAGAATGGCAGCAATACGCGATGGATAAAGGTCAGCATGTAACGGATATAAAAGACCGTAATTACTTTAATGCGGTTTACTTCCGTGAGTCGGGAGAGATTTTATTCGAAATCGCGACAGACCCACCAGGATTTGCGCATGATGAAACGCCGGAAACAATGGGCGAGCAGCTAAAGTTGCCGGTACAATATGAAGATTACCGTGACCGTTTAGAAAATTCGCTGTTCCCGATTAAAGTTAGAGAGTTAGATTAG